From the Chryseobacterium fluminis genome, the window TCTGCTCTGGATCGGTTTAAAATATATTCAGCAGAAAGAAAAATATCCTTCAGGCTTTATCTTTCAGATCTTTATGCTGACTTATTTCACGTTCCGGTTCTTCCTGGATTTTATAAAACCGAGAGTGGAAATTGCCGGAAATCTCGGAACGATCCAGATCGTATGTATTTGTGTAATTATTTATTACATTTATAAAATTCAAAATACCCTTATCATCATAAATATTAAGTCATGAAACTTTTAACACTTTTGGAAGTTGGAGATCTTGGAGGGCTGGTTGTAATGATCATTCTGATCATGCTGTTTGGTGCCTTATTCATTTCGGCTGTCGTCACCTTATTTATAAAATTAATTTATGAATGGAAGGACGGTAAAAAATTTTCGAGAAAACAGTTTATACAAACCATGATTATCTGTCTGCTGATCTGTGGTCTGATCAGCGGATATATTTGCGGGGGAGGGTTATAAAATAAAGAGATGCCAGTAAGAAACTATACGTATTACGATTATACCATCAGCCTGTGTCCAGAATGCCTGAAAAGGGTAGGCGCCAAGATTATTATAGAGGATGAAGCTGTTTTTATGACGAAGAGATGTCCCGATCATGGCTTTTTTAAAACAAAGATCGCATCGGATGTCCATTATTATAAAAACATCAGAAATTACAACAAAGCCTCTGAAATGCCTTTACATTTCGGGACGGAGGTAGAATACGGCTGTCCTTATGACTGTGGATTATGTGTAGATCATGAGCAGCATAGCTGTCTCTCTATCGTGGAAGTGACAGACCGGTGTAATCTGACCTGTCCGACCTGCTATGCCATGTCATCACCTCACTACGGAAGCCACAGGAGCCTGGAAGAGATAGAAGCCATGTTTGATATCATTGTCAAAAATGAAGGAGAGCCGGATGTGGTACAGATCAGTGGTGGCGAACCAACCATCCATCCTGAATTTTTTAAGATAATGGATATCGCAAAATCCAAACCTATTAAACACCTGATGCTGAATACCAATGGTATACGGATCGCCAATGATCCGGGATTCGCCGAAAAATTGGCTGCATATGCTCCGGAATTTGAGATTTATCTGCAGTTTGACTCATTTAAACCTGAAGTTTTAACGGATTTCAGAGGAAAGGATCTTACTGATGTCAGAATGAAAGCCCTGGAAAAATTAAATGCCTTAAATCTTTCAACCACTCTTGTCATCGTTCTTCAGCAAGGTAAAAATATTGATGAAATAGGTAAAATCATTGAGTTTGCCTTAAAACAGAAATGCGTTCGAGGGATCACTTTTCAGCCGGTAGAAATTGCCGGTAGAAACAGGGAAGATTCCTCACATGAAAAAATTACATTAACAGAAGTACGACAGGAAATTTTAAATCAGTTTCCTCTTTTAAATTCGGACGATATTATTCCGGTGCCCTGTAATCCTGACGCTCTGGCTATGGGATATATCCTGAAGCTGGAAGGAGAAATTATTCCGTTAACGCGTTATATCAATCCTGCTGATCTGCTGAATAATGAAACCCGGAATACCATCGTATACGAGCAGGACACCGGCCTACAGATGCAGCTTCTGGATATTTTCAGTACAGGTATCTCTGTAGATAAAGTACAGCCTAAAGTCAATCAGTTATTGTGCTGTCTTCCCGAAGTTTCTGCACCCAATTTAGATTACGATAATCTTTTCAGGATCATCATTATGAATTTTATGGACGCTCATGATTTTGATGTACGTGCTGTAAAGAAATCATGTGTTCATATCGTCAATAAAGACTTAAAGCTGATTCCTTTCGAAACCATGAACCTCTTTTACCGGGATGATAAAATTAAATACCTGGAAGAATTACGAAAAGAAGATAAGATTTTGTTTTAAAAAGCCTAAAAAGGGTGTAAAATTTAAACTTTACACCCTTTAATTTATTTTCAAATAAGCCAGCTTCTCGGATACAGTTTCCTCAGAGTTTGAGCAGAACTTTTCATGAATCTTCAGGTAATAGAAGGTCTGATTTCTGACCTAATCGAAATTCATTACTTTTTCCAGTGTTGCCATGTATTCGTAGGCTGTCAAGTCGAACTTTACCGGAACGATTGAGATATAGCCATTGGCCAAAGCAGTTTCATCTGCATCCGGAGATTCATCCATATTGTTGAAATAGCCTGTCAGCCAATAATATTTTTTGCCGTGAGGATTTACCCTTTCGTCAAAACTTTCTTCCCATTTTGCCTTAGCCTGTTTGCAGACTTTGATTCCCTTTATCTCTGCTTTAGAAAGTTTCGGGATATTTACATTCAGAACAATACCCTTTGGCATTGGATTTTCCAGTGTTCTTCTGACGATATTCTGGATATGCTCTTTGGCCTGCGTAAAATCTGCTTCCCAGCTGAAATCCAATAATGAAAACCCGATGGCAGGAAGATTTTCTACACCGGCTTCCACCGCGGCAGACATCGTCCCGGAATAGATAACATTAATGGAAGAGTTAGCTCCGTGATTAATCCCTGAAACGACGATGTCCGGTCTTCTCGGGAGAATTTTATCAAGAGCCATCTTCACACAGTCAACAGGAGTTCCGCTGCACGAAAAATCTCTCTGTGGACCTTCCAGCTGCACTTCTTCGTAACTAAGCGTAGAATTGATAGTAATGGCATGGCCTTTACCGCTTTGGGGAGAATTTGGAGCTACAACAACTACTTCTCCGATTTCGTTCATGAAACTGATAAGATTTCTGATACCAGGTGCTGTGATTCCGTCATCATTAGTAACCAAAATAAGTGGTCTTTCCATATAGAATTTTTAATTTTAACAAATATACTAATTGAATTTCTTTAAAATCTTTACTGTGAATACAATCTGAATCCTTTAATGCTTATTTATCATTTTTACAGAATATTGTATCTGATAATCTTTTTACCATTGTTTTTTTATCATAAAATCAGGATGATCATCCGCCGAATAAGCATGACAGTTATCAATTTGTTTTTTAAGATTTTTATTACCATTAATAAAGAAAAAATAAATTCGCCTATTACAGCAATAAAAACTCTTAAAACTAATTGATATTTATAAATAAGGTATTAAATTTGATAGTTTGTAACAGTAAATTAAAATTTACTACTAATTAAGATACTTTTTAAAATTAATAAAATTACATTACAGATTTATGTGGAAAAATTTTAAGCTAAATAAATTTTTACTCCTGATTCCATTAACAAGTCTAATGTTTTGTTTCAATTCGCCTAAAAATGATGATGAAAAGATGCAGACGATAATGGTGAGCGTAAAAAATACCCTTTCCTATTTACATTACAGTCCGAAACCGATCAATGATGCATATTCTAAAGATGTGTATAAGCATTATTTCGAGATGGTGGATCCTGCCAAAAGATATTTCCTGCAGTCGGATATGGATGAATTCGGCAAGCATGAGACCAAACTTGATGATTACCTGAACATCGGAGATCTTACCTTTTATAAACTTACGATCGACAGGCTTTATCAAAGGGTAGACGAAATCGATAAAATCACTCAGGACATTTTCAGCAAGCCCATTAATCTTGAAGAGGATGAAACTTTAACGCTTGAGCCTAAGCTGAAGAAAGTTCCTGCCAATAAGCAGGAGCAGTATAATGAGTGGAAGAAATTCATCAAATATAATATTCTTCAGGAAATTGAGTCTATGAATAGCAAAGAAGAAGCTCAGAAAGAGAAAAAAGACTCTGTTCAGAAGTTTAATTTAAAAGATACCATTACACTTAAAATCCTTACCCCTGAACAGAAAAGAGTGAAGGCTACCGATGAGGTAAAGGATCTGGTAAAAGAAACTTTCACAAGATTCAAGAAGAGAAAAAAAATGGACTGGTTTACGGTGTACATGAATTCTTATACTGAAGTTTTTGATCCCCACACCAACTATTATTCTCCTAAAGATAAAGAAGACTTTGACACTCAGTTTGTTGGAAAGGTCATTGGTATCGGTGCGCTGATTCAGGAGAAAAAAGGAAATCTTTATCTGGGTGCCCTTACGATTGGGGCTCCTGCATGGAAATCCAAGCAGCTTTCTGAAGGAGATAAGATCTTAAAAGTAAGATCAAAACCTAAAGAAGATGCTGTAAATGTCGTAGGGATGCTTTCTGACGAAGCGGTACGTCTGATCCGGGGAGAAAAAGGTACTCCGGTAACTTTAACGGTTCAGAAAAAAGACGGAACAACGAAAGATGTAACTATGATCCGTGAAGAGGTGGCCATCGAAGATACATTTGCCAGAAGTATCATCGTCAATTCTCCGAATGGGAAGAAATACGGATTCATTAACCTTCCGAGCTTTAATGCTGATTTTGAAGATGCTAAGGGAAGAAATGCTTCTGATGACATCAAAAATGAGATCATTAAGTTAAAAGCTCAGAATATTGAAGGAATTATTTTAGACCTTAGAAACAACGGTGGAGGTTCTCTTACCGAAGTAGGTGATATCATGGGACTTTTTATGGAAGCAGGACCTTATGTCCAGGTAAAAGACGGAAACGGAAAGATCCAGACCCTGAAGAATAAAAATGAAACGCCGGTTTGGACAGGTCCACTGGTTATTATGCAGAACGAGCTTTCGGCTTCGGCTTCTGAAATTCTCGCAGGGGTAATGCAGGACTACGGAAGAGCGATGATTATCGGGTCTCCACAGTCTTTCGGAAAAGGAACCGTTCAGACATTTGTCGATCTAAACAGATTTTTAAATACAGAAGATGACTTTGGATCATTAAAGCTGACGATTCAGAAATTTTACAGAATTACCGGAGAATCTACACAGAGAAAGGGTATCGTTTCTCATATTCAGATGAAAGATTTCTTTACGTATGCTGAAATTGGAGAAAGATATGATGATTTTGCCCTGGCCTGGGATAAAATTCCAAGTACCAACTTCAAGAAACTGAATTATTTCAATGTACAAGCTCTTGAAAAGGCGAGCAATGACAGAATGGCTAAAAATGCCAAGTATCAATTACTTCTGGAGTCTGCGCAATGGAGAGAAAAATTGGACAAGGAAGAAACCATTACTCTGAATATTAACAAATTCAACGAGTTAATGAAACAGAGAAAATCTCAGATAGAAAAATTCAAATCGCTGACGAAATCTGAAAATGGTCTTCAGTTTACTATGTATCCTAATGAGGTGGAAAGAGAGAAAAAAGATGAAGCTTTCAAAAAGAAATCTGAAATCTGGGTTAAGAATCTTAAAAAGATCTGTACCTTCAGGAAGCCATGAACATCATTGCTGATATGAATGTAAAATCATAAATATAAAAAATACCGCTAACGAAAATTAGCGGTATTTTTATTTAATAATCTGTCTATTTTATTTCTACACATCCAACTCTTCCACCCGCATTTCCGGTAGGCTGGGTATGGAAATCGTCAGCGGCAGCATGCACAATAATTCCTTTTCCGATGATATTTTTAGACTCATCGGCACAGCCAAGACACCATTTATCGGTTTTGAAGGTTAAAGTGGCATTTCCGCTCTGATCTGCTGTCAGATTTCCGATATCTCCCATATGGAAATGCTCGGCACCCCATTTTCCGTGATCGTCCTTTGCAGGATTCCAGTGTCCTCCCGTTGAGGTTCCGTCCGCCGCAGAGCAGTCTCCTTTTTCATGAATATGCACGGCATGAATTCCCGGAGTAAGATTGGTAACATCAAGTTTCATGATGACGTCATCTCCTTTCTGCATAAATTTTGCCGTTCCTCCTGTCTGAGTGTTGCTTTTTGCGAGTACAGAATACGTTTTTGTCGTTCCACAGGAAACGGCAAATAATGCACATCCTGCCAGTAGTGCTAATGTTTGTACTTTCATTTTTAAATGATTTAAAGTGATTGTACGATAAATTTAAACAACATTTTTCAAACCTCTTTATGATTTCGGCTCTTTTTTTAGAAATAGCAATAAAAGACAAACCTTTATAACCGGTTGTTAATACCTTTGTGCAAAACAACAGTATTGAAAGATTATAAAAAAAGAATGGTGAAGGCGATAGAGTATATTGATCATCATATTGATACGGAACTTACTCTGGAAAAAGTTTCAGAAATAGCCGCTTACTCACCATTTCATTTTCACAGAATCTTCAGGCTGATTACCCAAGAAACAATTCAGCAATACATCATTAGAAAAAGAATTGAAAAAAGTGCCTTTTATCTTGCGGTAAAAAAGGACCTGACTATAAAAGATATTTACCTTCTGGCTGGTTTTTCCAGTCATTCTGCCTTTCATAAAACTTTTAAAAAGCATTATGGAAGATCCCCATCCGAATTCAGAAATTTGGCTCCCGAAAAATTTCACAAAATTCAATTAAAACAAAGCAAGAACGGACAAGTGGATACGGTTTTTCAACAATACATTTGCACTATAGAAAACCTGTTAAACTGGACTGAAATGAATTTAAAGATTAAAGTAACGACTCTGCCGGAAATGAATCTTGCTGCGGTAATGAGTCTTGGCATTGCCAATGTGGAACCTTCTTACAATATTTTGATGAATTGGGCGAAAGGGAAAAAATTATTTCCAAAGGAGAATGTAAAAATGATATCTGTGTATCATGACAGTTTTAAAGTTACCCCTCCGGATAAAGTGCGGATTCATGCCTGTATGCTTCTGGATGCAAAACTGCAAAAGCAGGAGGGTGAAGTTTTTTCTGAAACTGTTGGCAGCGGAAAATTCATTATCGGTAGCGGAGAGTTCACGCTGGCTGATTTTGAGCAATGCTGGGTATCTCTTTTTTTATGGATGAATGAAAACAGATACTCCGTGAGAAAAGCTTTTCCCTTTGAAATTTATCACACCAATTTTAAAGAACATCCGGAAGGAAAAATGGTGGTGGATTTCTGTATTCCTGTCAGTTAGTCCGTCAAACATTTCCAATTCACTAAAGAAGAAGGGGTTTAAAATGGCAACAAAGCATTTTCCTGGATACATGGTATTTGGAAATGGACGAGCAGAAACCGTATAAATCGTTCCGTTTACCGGAACAAAAAAT encodes:
- a CDS encoding radical SAM protein — protein: MPVRNYTYYDYTISLCPECLKRVGAKIIIEDEAVFMTKRCPDHGFFKTKIASDVHYYKNIRNYNKASEMPLHFGTEVEYGCPYDCGLCVDHEQHSCLSIVEVTDRCNLTCPTCYAMSSPHYGSHRSLEEIEAMFDIIVKNEGEPDVVQISGGEPTIHPEFFKIMDIAKSKPIKHLMLNTNGIRIANDPGFAEKLAAYAPEFEIYLQFDSFKPEVLTDFRGKDLTDVRMKALEKLNALNLSTTLVIVLQQGKNIDEIGKIIEFALKQKCVRGITFQPVEIAGRNREDSSHEKITLTEVRQEILNQFPLLNSDDIIPVPCNPDALAMGYILKLEGEIIPLTRYINPADLLNNETRNTIVYEQDTGLQMQLLDIFSTGISVDKVQPKVNQLLCCLPEVSAPNLDYDNLFRIIIMNFMDAHDFDVRAVKKSCVHIVNKDLKLIPFETMNLFYRDDKIKYLEELRKEDKILF
- the surE gene encoding 5'/3'-nucleotidase SurE, which encodes MERPLILVTNDDGITAPGIRNLISFMNEIGEVVVVAPNSPQSGKGHAITINSTLSYEEVQLEGPQRDFSCSGTPVDCVKMALDKILPRRPDIVVSGINHGANSSINVIYSGTMSAAVEAGVENLPAIGFSLLDFSWEADFTQAKEHIQNIVRRTLENPMPKGIVLNVNIPKLSKAEIKGIKVCKQAKAKWEESFDERVNPHGKKYYWLTGYFNNMDESPDADETALANGYISIVPVKFDLTAYEYMATLEKVMNFD
- a CDS encoding carboxy terminal-processing peptidase, which gives rise to MFCFNSPKNDDEKMQTIMVSVKNTLSYLHYSPKPINDAYSKDVYKHYFEMVDPAKRYFLQSDMDEFGKHETKLDDYLNIGDLTFYKLTIDRLYQRVDEIDKITQDIFSKPINLEEDETLTLEPKLKKVPANKQEQYNEWKKFIKYNILQEIESMNSKEEAQKEKKDSVQKFNLKDTITLKILTPEQKRVKATDEVKDLVKETFTRFKKRKKMDWFTVYMNSYTEVFDPHTNYYSPKDKEDFDTQFVGKVIGIGALIQEKKGNLYLGALTIGAPAWKSKQLSEGDKILKVRSKPKEDAVNVVGMLSDEAVRLIRGEKGTPVTLTVQKKDGTTKDVTMIREEVAIEDTFARSIIVNSPNGKKYGFINLPSFNADFEDAKGRNASDDIKNEIIKLKAQNIEGIILDLRNNGGGSLTEVGDIMGLFMEAGPYVQVKDGNGKIQTLKNKNETPVWTGPLVIMQNELSASASEILAGVMQDYGRAMIIGSPQSFGKGTVQTFVDLNRFLNTEDDFGSLKLTIQKFYRITGESTQRKGIVSHIQMKDFFTYAEIGERYDDFALAWDKIPSTNFKKLNYFNVQALEKASNDRMAKNAKYQLLLESAQWREKLDKEETITLNINKFNELMKQRKSQIEKFKSLTKSENGLQFTMYPNEVEREKKDEAFKKKSEIWVKNLKKICTFRKP
- a CDS encoding superoxide dismutase family protein — translated: MKVQTLALLAGCALFAVSCGTTKTYSVLAKSNTQTGGTAKFMQKGDDVIMKLDVTNLTPGIHAVHIHEKGDCSAADGTSTGGHWNPAKDDHGKWGAEHFHMGDIGNLTADQSGNATLTFKTDKWCLGCADESKNIIGKGIIVHAAADDFHTQPTGNAGGRVGCVEIK
- a CDS encoding AraC family transcriptional regulator is translated as MKDYKKRMVKAIEYIDHHIDTELTLEKVSEIAAYSPFHFHRIFRLITQETIQQYIIRKRIEKSAFYLAVKKDLTIKDIYLLAGFSSHSAFHKTFKKHYGRSPSEFRNLAPEKFHKIQLKQSKNGQVDTVFQQYICTIENLLNWTEMNLKIKVTTLPEMNLAAVMSLGIANVEPSYNILMNWAKGKKLFPKENVKMISVYHDSFKVTPPDKVRIHACMLLDAKLQKQEGEVFSETVGSGKFIIGSGEFTLADFEQCWVSLFLWMNENRYSVRKAFPFEIYHTNFKEHPEGKMVVDFCIPVS